In Pseudomonas abieticivorans, the genomic window TGGCACCCCGACCACTCACGTCGGCTTCGTGCTGCTGGAACACTTTTCCTTGCCCGCGTTTACCCAGGCACTCGACACGCTCGTGACGGCCAACCTGCTCAGGCCCCAGTTGTTCAATACCCAGACCCTGGGTTTGGACGGCGGGCAAGTGACCAGCGACCTGGGCCTGGTGATCCGCCCCGACACTGCCTTGAACCCTGCATTGCTGGGCACCCTGGACGTGCTGGTGGTGTGTGGCGGTTTTCGCACCGAGCTCAAGGCCAGCGAGGCACTCACGGCCCTGCTCAAGGGCGCGGCCCAGCGCGGCATCGTCCTCGGTGGTTTGTGGAACGGCGCGTGGTTTTTGGGCCATGCCGGCCTGCTGGACGGCTACCGCTGCGTCATCCACCCCGAACATCGCCCGGCACTGGCCGAGATCGCCCGTATCAGCCACGTCACCAGTGAGGCCTATGCGCTGGACCGCGATCGCATCACCGCCTCAAGCCCGGCCGGGGCCTTCAGCATGATGCTGGAGTGGATCAAGGGCCTGCACGACAAGGCCTTGATCGAAGGCGTCGAGGACATCCTGGCGTTCGGTGAGTCGCGCTACCGGCGCATCACCCCCTCCAACACCCTGTCGGTGA contains:
- a CDS encoding GlxA family transcriptional regulator; amino-acid sequence: MIQHRSTRRDPASPGTPTTHVGFVLLEHFSLPAFTQALDTLVTANLLRPQLFNTQTLGLDGGQVTSDLGLVIRPDTALNPALLGTLDVLVVCGGFRTELKASEALTALLKGAAQRGIVLGGLWNGAWFLGHAGLLDGYRCVIHPEHRPALAEIARISHVTSEAYALDRDRITASSPAGAFSMMLEWIKGLHDKALIEGVEDILAFGESRYRRITPSNTLSVSPPLREVIKLMEANLEEPLEFDQLAEYAGRSRRQIERLFKEQLGTTAQRHYLELRIIEARRLLQYTELEMIDVLVACGFVSPSHFSKCYSAYFGYRPSKETRLVK